Proteins encoded within one genomic window of Equus caballus isolate H_3958 breed thoroughbred chromosome 20, TB-T2T, whole genome shotgun sequence:
- the OR2M20 gene encoding olfactory receptor family 2 subfamily M member 20 (The RefSeq protein has 2 substitutions compared to this genomic sequence) — protein sequence MKLFIMEWENQTSGSDFILMGIFSHTPTHIFLFSLVLGIFTVALLANTVMILLIYLDTRLHTPMYFLLSQLSLMDLMLICTTVPKMACNYLSGRQSISVAGCEAQIFFYVSLFGAECFLLAVMAYDRYVAICYPLQYHNLMNQKVCGLMVASSWILGSFDGIVDVTTTLSFSYCGSRKIPQFFCDVSALLSLSCTDTSTFETLVFICCVLMLLFPLLLIVISYARVIMAVIRMSSEEGRHKAFTTCTSHLLVVGMYYGAGIFIYMRPTSNRSPTQDKMVSSFYTILTPMLNPLIYSFRNKDVAKAFSKVLGKGKSRE from the coding sequence ATGAAACTATTCATCATGGAATGGGAGAATCAGACATCTGGCTCTGACTTCATCCTGATGGGAATCTTCAGTCACACTCCCACTCatatcttcctcttctctttggtCCTGGGCATCTTCACAGTGGCACTTTTGGCAAACACTGTCATGATTCTCCTCATCTACCTGGATACCCGACTCCACACCCCAATGTACTTCCTCCTCAGCCAACTCTCCCTCATGGATCTCATGCTCATCTGCACCACTGTACCCAAAATGGCCTGCAACTACTTGTCTGGCAGGCAGTCCATTTCTGTAGCAGGATGTGAAGCCCAGATATTCTTCTATGTGTCTCTCTTTGGTGCTGAATGCTTCCTACTGGCtgtcatggcctatgaccgctatgttgccATTTGCTACCCTCTTCAGTACCACAATCTCATGAACCAAAAAGTCTGTGGACTCATGGTTGCTTCTTCATGGATCCTTGGTTCCTTTGATGGGATTGTTGATGTAACCACTACCTTGTCCTTTTCATATTGTGGCTCTCGAAAAATACCCCAGTTTTTCTGTGATGTGTCTGCGCTCCTAAGTCTCTCATGCACTGACACTTTCACATTTGAAACACTTGTTTTTATCTGTTGTGTTTTAatgcttctcttccctttgttACTCATTGTTATCTCCTATGCTCGTGTAATCATGGCTGTCATTCGCATGAGTTCTGAGGAGGGTCGGCACAAGGCTTTCATGACCTGTACTTCACACCTTCTTGTTGTCGGGATGTATTACGGAGCAGGTATTTTCATATATATGCGGCCCACTTCTAATCGTTCCCCAACCCAGGACAAGATGGTGTCGTCCTTCTACACTATTCTCACCCCTATGCTGAATCCCCTTATCTACAGCTTCCGCAACAAAGACGTGGCCAAAGCATTCAGTAAGGTCCTAGGGAAGGGGAAATCTAGGGAATAA